The nucleotide sequence GACTCCTCAGCCACCCTAGCTTAAACTGCACCCTGACCAGTTTATAACATATTTTCTTCCATGAATCCTTGATGTGGCAGCTTGTAATTTTCACTTGAGCTTGAAAATTCAGTTAAGTTCCGGTTCAGTTCAGGTCCTTATTTTGTCAGTTTATATTGGGCTTGGTTTGGGTCGGGCCCTTTGAATTTTGAACACAAACCACAAAAAGCAAAGGATGCCTCAGAGTTAGTAGTGAAGTAGGCCATCAGCCTACtgtgaaacattacattacatttatttggcagacactattatccaaagcgacttacaataagtgcatacaaaaggtcattggaacaaccaCAGAACACAGATCCGATACAATACTCAATacacaatactcattttgtacagttattcatagccatgaacacatttagTCCAGTTCACATGGTGAACATTACTATGGCCTAAcgtatgctaagtcaaactgaGTACCCAGATGTTTCCAACTTTCGGGAGACAAATAAGCACGCCACCTGActatcaaaaacaaatttgaacaaGCGGGGAGTGATTGCAGATCTGAATGGGAAGGGGCGGCGGGTTTGTTGAATAGCTAAATTAATAAGCTAGCTAGAGTCCTTGAACAATACTAACCATAAATGTGAAACAAACAGGTAGGCTACATTTCTAAACgaacaaacagattttttttttaaaacaagccaAAAAACAGCAATCTGTGGCTTCCAGTTTTTTCCAAGTGAATTCATAAAAAACAAGCCCAAAATCAGGTAGGCTGTTATGAGCGAAATTCTGCTGATGCCCTGCTTAAATAGGCCTACAGTAGCTGTAAAACAGGAACATTGTTACACCATGCGGTACACTGCATAGGAATATCGCCGTACACCATCCTCTGATCCATCTTCTCTAGGCTATTGGCGCATAAATGCTGGTTCAAATCAGGTCAGGCTTTCAAAATGCTACAGCACTCGGGCTTCGGCTGAAAAGAATGCGGACTCATGCCAGGTCGGGCTGAAATTTatgagcctgtttttttttgtatgaggGACAATAGTTGTTGTAATGTAGTGAAATAAAAGAGCCTTCTGTTTAAAAAGTTCTTGTTCGTTCTCTTGCTTCATGTTTATCAGTAAGCAATCTGCCTATTTAGTGTTATATTACTATAATAGATTGCAATTGAAATAACACTGGAATGTTACTGTACGGACCTCCCATTTGCTGGttattatatgtttatttattttactttaggAATTGTATGAGCCAAAGTAGAAAACAACTGCATACATGGATGTGGCAGTGTGTATTTTTAAGATACGCcgtgtaatatattttaattctatattgtttttattttggatttctTATTTAGTGAGCCTCCATTGTGAATAAGCTCATATTCAAGAAGAAGTTTGTCCagtggactttttttttctgttttcacattttttataattttattattaaatattatactTTTCAGGTATTTAGTTTAACAAGGTAGCTGCAAATACATTAGGTTCTGTATTGGTTTAGGCTGCATAGCCTGGTCATTGGACTATTTGTACCATATgtgttgtttcttgttttttcctACTCAGACCACTGTGCAGATAAGTCCATTGGGCAGTAAAGCTGACCAGATAGCAGGTGCACTTCAAGATGAAGGTACACgaacatgtgtgtatatgtgtttgtgggACAATGCATACATGTGTGACAAATTAGTTTGACTAGAAATTTATGTCTTGCTTCTCAGTAATGAACTTTAAAGGTCTGAATCATAAGGGTAAAGAACAGGGAGGGGCCTAGtggaaaaaatatacatacagtaactTAGGGTGCTTCAAGGCATGCTGTGCtggatttctttttgtgtttgcaataaaaaatgtttctcaacCCTGCCTACACTCCCAAAATGATGGAGCgccattaaaacaaatattttgctCAGGCTAGCTATGTTGGTAAGCTTTTTAACATTGTATTGCatgtttctttcaaaaatacagcaataGCTGCATTCATACCAGTTAAGCTGTCACAAGTGTGCCAAAATGCTCCACTGACATCTGATAGCAAAAACTCCCATTTCGCATTTTGCTTCGCAAGTTACGAAGTAGCTAGCTTTTGCTTAGTGGTGATGGAACAGACCCATGCTAGCCACTGCTAGAATAGCACCAGTGGGTTTCAGTCTCTAGCCTGCATggtgaaattatttataaacacatatatgcacaaacacatcaatTCATTGTCTCTCTGACCAAGGATATTGATCAGTTCTAGTTGAACTGCAGTCGTATCCGGAAAGAAATACCTGACGTATATGAGGTAGTAGGACTTTCCGACTGGTGGACTTCCTTGTTACCTAGCTAACAATAGCAAGCTAGCCCATATGAGCCAAGAAAAGTGGATTGGAATCTTACTCTCCAGCCTTAAATTGTTACTTTGTAAAATATAGGACCCACAGCAAATTTTCGGGCCATCATGGCCAGCCAGCTAACATTGGCAAAGATAACTGAATTCAGTTAGCTAATAACAGTAGCTGCCTAACCTGAACGCAGACCAGCCACATGGACAGTTTTGCAAGTTTGCCACCAAGGCCACCCTATCTCTCTAGGTCTAACCCTGTTGAAAACAGACCTCTCACTGTAGCCAGTTAATACGTGTTTCctcttcttttcctctttctattggtcacatgcttttcagatacagcccacaaagaaaaaggataatggccagaaatgtcccaaacactTTTTAGAATGACAAATACAGACAGACTAGCAAGGActgggcacacagacacagatttcCCGTGCATCGTAGTAAGGACTGAGCAtggttgttttataatattttcaaggtgaaaatcctgaatagtatgcctttaaacttggaggaaattaacattttgattaaacatttttgatATTCCATTTTTGTCAGGGTAATCTAGAAAATATCATTGAGACCCAGGTTCTTTTGGTGTCTTCATTTGATTTGGCCTGCTAATGCAACTTTCTCTTTGATCAACGATTTGCATCTCTTCTTCATTttcgtacatttttttttcagataccAGTGTTGAGAGTaaagtttaatttcagttcagtcgTTTCAGGAAAAGAATTAGAAAAAATGGTTTCTAATtgattcttatttacaatgtatAATTCTAATTGCCCCCCAACTTTGTTGTGTGCATTGAGATGCTTGATACTGTTGTGTCTCCAAGCTATGACAGTTTCTGAAAGCACAGCCCAGTTCCTGCTGGCAGAGAACCTGGCAGATAGCTCTGCGACGGATGAAGACATCCTGGCCGCCATGGAGACGGcacacgcacaggtgcagcagaCCGTACCGCAACAGCGCCCCCAGCCGCTGGGCCCGAGCATGAGCGCCCTATCTCTGGAGGAGCAGAGACTGCTGCTGTCCCTGGACCACCTCAACTACAGGCTGCAGTGTGAgagcaccacacacatgcactggaGCGTACATGCTAGGGCTGTCTGAATAAAGAAAATCTTGGTCGACTAACTGCCAGTTTTTTCAACTAAGAATCGGttagcatttttttcctccGTATTTAAAGACATccaattaatttacattaattcCATTGTATTTACTGTTGTTGTCTTTTCCTTTTGATGCAGTTTATGAAGGTTTACACTAGAGAGACAGCTCAGAAACCGAAAATATGCCAAAGCATTTGGAATGTCACCACGCTGATTCTGTCCATACTGACCTGCGGGATTTAGGATATGTAAAATTGACTGCCTTATCATTTGAGTACTAAGCCAAACCATAAAATAGATTtctaataatgcattttctgatAGGAAtctaataatttgttttctagtttattgtttataaactatttatttattcatgttttcataCTGTTTAGTCATGTCCTAGTGCAAGCTGtgtcaaaagtttttttttttcttttatgaattGCAACTGCAACAAGTTGAATGGTAATTAAAACTGCTTGTATTCCCCAGAACAATAAATATGCCATCGCcataaaaaggcttttaaaagcCCATTCTTCAGAACCAGATATACTACTAATATCgccataaaataacataaataactaaaaaaggCCTGTTTGTGTGGAAAGAGAATAATAAATGAACGTCAGCACAGGCCATATCATCAATGCaggtctaaataaataaagaaaaacattcataaatgttGAGGCAATAAATTGCTTTTAGACTTGCTAAAAACAATAATTGCAGTAATCCAAACATTGGCATTAGGCTATTCTATAGACCAAGCTAGCTACATCTACTTACTCAGAACAGCaggttgcattaaaaaaaaataactgcggTTGTTTGACAAAAAGAATCTTAGTCAGACGAGCGTTTCGACTATACAGTCAACTGACTGACAAAATGTAGTCAGCGCtagtacacacacgcgcacatgcacatactttATATAATTATCTTTCACTTCTTATTGTCATTGGAggtttattttatattcctgACAACAGAATTTGAATAAGTATAATTCTTGCTATTGTTTCTCAAAGGTAATGGCAGAGCTGCATAGTCTGAATCACACCAACGCATTCTCTCTGTATGAcctatacagtatatgtacaaAACCTTGTCAGTTTCTCTTTTGAAAACAGCAGTTTCATCTGACTGTAGACATCTCATTATAATCTGGCTAATTTCTCTAGGAAACACTGGCCAGACAGAAGTACTAGGCTGTGGGCTGAACTAAGCTCTTTCCTAGTTAGAACTTGTTCTTTGCATGCTTTTCCTGaagtggggcgacatagctcaggaggtaagaccgattgtctggcagtcggagggttgctcgttcaaaccccgccctgggcgtgtcgaagtgtccttgagcaagacacctaacccctaacctctaactgctctggcgaatgagaggcatcaattgtaaagcgctatataaatgcagtccatttgaagTAAGGCGTAACGAGCGTGCACTTTTACTGATTATAAAACAAGTTGTTGTTGATGTTAAAGATGGGGATAGCAGAGATGTTTCAGGGAAATTGAGAGATTTAAATAACTGCTTTCTGATGTCCTGCAGGTGTACAGGAGGCTGCAGCAGGAAATGCTTCTGTTCCCAATGTCCTGCAGGTCACCGCTCCTACTGTGAGTATTCCAGAGGGAACATTGGGCTATTCCAGACGTAGATCAATgacttcatttaaaatacttcaGCCCATTAGATATcagtacaaaaatattattttaaaatcttttaaaataaaagatcactgattttttattttaaaagaaaaatcgATTTTAACCTGCATTTAATGCTAAATTCTTCTTTCATTGATAGTATAGACAATTCGGGGACCTGCAGCAGTGTTCCTGAATTTTTAGCAGCAGATGTAAAATTAACCTCTTCacgcaagccccctagtggctagGACACCGGCGTCCTAAGATTCCTGAACTCGACAATTCAGTGCTTCTGCTACTGGAAACTATAAACACTGTTATAGCTTTATTGGTGGATCATATACAACAGCTATGCCGAATATGGAGTctctaagtgccaccattgtcgcgttggtcatccatttaacaagcacccaaTCTCTGCAGcctcatctgcaactataccTCCCAAGCATGAGGCACTGGACAATAGAATCAATCTgaaagttcataaaaatattcagtcCCCACCAAAAATTAGTATTTTGTCATGACAACAGGGTAAAGTCAACAATAGCCCGTTGGTATGCCAATATAGCAGTGAATAACACTGCTcctgaatagcaaaataaacgAGGAATtcttgtgtatatatgtgatgtcattctATCAATATCTGTggctaaatatggaataaatatgcaatcttgccattggttttacacatagtGATGTTCCTGTCAAGATTTGCTGGTCATTTATTGTCCTGAACAATCtgtttgagaaataaatatgcaaatagaaAGCGGAGTTAGGCATTTACAAACACACGAAAGCCCCACTTGCTGATTATGTCCTTTTAACtattttcagttcattctggtttgattgagAACTTTTGTATCCAGGAGAGGAAGGTATAAGCTTTCCAACGGTATATGGCACATCTCATATCAAACTGGTAACATAAATAGTATCTGTACCACAGtgtcacacttttttttacattatatttcagtgtgatttatgttttatCTAAAACCATCATAAAGGTccaatttatatgctttataatggacaaaaagcattttattcattttcggAGAGGTTTTGGATTAGacccctatactgatgaaaatagatagtaattcccatttgaaaatgatgtgagTTTCATGGGTCAAAactgttgatttgtagtgaaatatatgattatgttatgataTACAGTAacgcataatttagacattttggatagagaCAATAAAGGACATGAGGacacactgtttacatttttcttcatagatcttttgtagttctgcatatcaccctcagattttgtACACCTATGGTCAAGGAGTGTATGGTTCAGGACATGTAGGTGGCGGACCtatgttttatatatgtgatctctctgtatttaatttaaaactaaaggagaacaacttcatttttgccaagataattgcatttgtggaacttaatttctacctaaattatgaatataaactgaTCTATTGTTAGTATTGGAAATGTTgcaagtgtcttgcttcatcTAGGCCATTTTCCTGTGCGCAAAgcctctgtgatgctcacatctggagttataaagtcATAAATATAACGCTacctaaatgggtgaggattaGCTAGATTTGGCACCTGCAAGAAGGGGTTAAAGCATATATTTGACCAAGATCAGGGTGATCCCAACCTCAGTTCAGTTTGGGGCTGTTTCTTCATCGTGGGACATTTTTGAGCCACCCATTTTCACCCCCAACAGAACCTGTTGTTccagctgggggaggggcaggccaTGGCCCAGCGGCGCTACCGCGCCAACTCTGCGGACAGCCGCTCCCGCTTGGAGAGGCGATACTGACTGGACATCCCACTGCAcctgtctctcctcccctctcccagaacCCACATTACCTCCTTTCCTATCACCAAGCACTTTAATCTTGTACTCTCTGCTGCTTATTAAAACAAACTGTTGACTTCCACCTTTTTTAGGACGTAAACATTTGAAGAAATGTGATATGTTGCTGAAGGCATTCCAGCCTTGCCAGTGGAAGTCAGTGGtgctactgtactgtaaatgagattatatggatttttttgttcatccatattacattttatcagcTTATATACTGGATGTAGATTTTTTTGCAGTACACCATAATAGTTGTCAAGCATTCTAACTTAAGAATAAATACTGTAAcagaataaacatatttttatatttagatGTATTTTCTGAGTTGTTTTTATAAGTACATGTATATCCATATAATTACAGTGTGcagttttatcatttaaaaatgacacagaataAGCTCTACAGAAAGCTCTCCTATACCTgcattaaggaagcaattgaacacctGACTTaacagaaacacctgtggagccatttgtcccaaacattaatggtgccctgaaatggggagactATGGAAGTAAAGTTCTGTCATTTCtatgtggtgaaaccaaaatgcataaaaataccctttaataaaagctggaaTTAGCACCTCACCCTGGATGGTCTCACCATTGTGGCAAACCCCAACTATTGACCGGGTCCCCTCCCCGCCGCCACCCAGGATGCCAGCTCTGTATTCTTAAGGACTGCTGACCACACCCAACCTTGTGTGACAAGAGAAGGTCACCTGTCAAAGCTGCCACCTCTATTCTGAATTCCATGCCAGTTCAGTAACACATCTTCTCCATCCTCAGGTGCTTGTTCTCTCCCACAAAAATTGTCTCATAAACTGTACTATTTTCAAGCAAATGCTTAAGAAAAAGGGTATCGTGTAGCAGAAGCAAGATGGCAACTAGCTTGGTTAGAAAGTAGTCATCCTTTTGCCACCAATATAGTACCTGTTGCTAATAGGTTGTCAGCCCAATAGGTTGTCAGCCCATTAGATTCCATAGCCATGGAAATGGTGTTCACTGTGGACCCAGTGGCTCCCACTCATCCTGCAGTATCAAAGAGCAGATCCTTATGTCTTCTGATTACATCACCTCTGTGACACTATAATATTTATCAGTTTGGAGAGATCCTTCTAATTCTGTGAAACCCAAACAATTTTTAGGCCAGATAATATGAAACCTATTTCTGTATCAACCGACACGCTCGGATCCTTCCAGATTAATACAACAAATCCATTACCTTTTGCAACGTTACAACATGGATCTTCTACTAATTTACAAGGGTTCCTTATACCCCAAAAATGACAGTCATTCACCAAATGTCCTTGTTGCACTGCATGGAGACACACCCAGTGTGGTTGATAACTGTGAGACCATCCCAGGTCCAGCTGCAGCCTGCAGGGTTGGTGCACATTCTTGTACTGTGGAAACATGTGTCTGCATGGAGACATGTAACAAGACATGTAACCCTtctattaaagggtattcttatacatcttggtttcaccatgtagtagttacagcactttttatacatagtcccccatttcagtgttttagacacattaacataatgtcaaataaaagagtcatgttttgtatttggttgcgtatcctttgcatgccatgacttcctgatgtctgtgacctatcaacatcatcagagtctggatatcttattgtcaggttgtcctacaagcgatataaaaattatttgcatttgaatggatctctatgggaattggggggtgggactagattcagctgtaaattatgctgatacagtatggaacacatttgttggctaaatggcttttagtcatcaagggtccaaggtatcaaatgagcctcaaaccatcatgctgctgccagatatgcagtagatatatcctgattaattttcctgttgaactcaatggaaaaaatattcaggagaaacaatgcttgtagtatttACAATGTGTGTCTTTATCCATACATCCAGTAGGCCTATCTATACCCATAGACATACGTTTGTGTCTATACCctcttatcctgggcagggtcatgggggtgctgaagcctatcccagcatgcactgggcaagaggccggaatacaccctggacaggccaccaatctacaGTTgaagccaaaagtttacatacaccttgaattaaagctgaaataaatctgtctctaatcgactgttttaaaattacctctgatgtgaacaaagcagatgccctaactgacttgccaaaGGAAATGTAGGCCTAGGGcctatggtaacatgaaatatgtagagttgtgaaaaactgagtttgaatatctttagcctaggtgtatgaaAACTTATGGCCTCAACTgtatcgcaggacacacacaccattcactcactcctacactcatacctatgagcaatttagagtctGATTAGCAGCTGATATCTAATAACAGTGACAGAACGATCTCTGTAACTCCCGAATTAGGGGGTCAAAAGTGGTCCCGTGCGCTAGTACCCCAACCTAAATGGTTTTATCTACTtctatttagattttttttgagcACTAATTATAACATACGTCTCTTTATTTGTATGCTCGTGAACTGCAATCCAATGTTGCTGCGCCCATTGCGTTTGTTAATTGTTAGAATGTGTACGAACCCCGCATCAGTTGACTTGGTGTCACTGAGATCCACAGTTATGTTGTGAGTTATGTGGTGAGATCAGTAAATTTGTGCACGCTTGATAGCGGTTCAAGCAATGCACTCAAGCGAGGTTCAAGCAAGTCGTTGAGTTTGTTGCCATAGTGACTTCAGCGACAACTAACATGGCTGCGGGAGATTCGTTGGAACAAAAATTcacctttaatttaatttattgtaaaacattttcctttcttcAAGACAGAAATACTACAGAACTCTTGATGAAATGGTAATgactttttcattcatttataatttCAGTATTAATCGTGCAATCTTGTTAGGGCATTTATAACTAGTCTGCCGGGCATAAATTCACGCTGTTGGCTACAACGTTACGTTGCTATGTTCTGGTAAACATAGTCTAACGTTAGCCTACGTAATGACCTTTTTTGAGTGAGATTTGGGGGAAAATGTAGATAACTTTAACAACTGATATACTTCGTTTGGCCAACTGGTTAATATGAACATTCTATGCATTTTATTGCGTTTTAGTGATGTTCTTGGGTTAATTTCCAATCCAGGTCCATGCTGGGGCGAATAACCGCACAAGCCTTTACTTTTGATCAGCCATTCCATCCTTACAAATCACACGAGTTCGTGTCGGTAAGGAAATGCACTTGCAAGTCACTTATATAGCCTAAATGACGCCTCATTCTTGTTTCGTTTTGTGACAGCTAGCACTAATAACTTGTGTACTTGTATTTTAGGATTTCTTCAAAGATCCATGTGTTCTGTCCAATTTGAAAGTGGTAGGAGCTGCTGGATTATGGAAAAATTTAGGTATGTCGACATGCTCATCCGTCTTCTAAATCGAACGTTAATTCGTTTCGATAGTTGTCACTTCATCGTATCTCTAAATTAGCTAGGACACATGAATATGGACTGGAGTGTAATGATTTAAGGATGTATGTTTGTCGTCTGCATCACAGTGAAATTTGTTTGGACGTCTCATCAGATGCACGTGATACATAATCGTATCATTACATGCACGTATGTTATAATCGTAACTGTTGAAATACGTGAATTGTAAGTACTATTTCATGTTTTCCCTCTTTGCAGGAAGGAAAGTGACTAACGTAACAGTGGAAACGGTGCCGTGCACAAAGATTTCCGTGGATATGTTTGATCCCCTCTATTCCTGCGGAATCGTGCGACCTACTGGGCACATAACTCAATGCTTTCACGAGTACTATGCAGACTTTGATGAACTAAGAAAGGTAATTATTCATTCTCttatgggattttttttccttttctgggaCAATTTACCTTAAACAGAATAGCATAAACaatgtacaaaacatttttttggttttctgctTGAAGATGCTGATGATTGAAGACtctgaaaattatgaaataatcaGTCGAGAAGATCGACAGGAATTTCTGTTCAGGCTGTTCAAACACCTTTGCTTAGGAGGGGAACTTTGTCAGTACGAGGACATTGTCACCCattatattgaaactacaagatTAATTTACAAGGATATTCTCAGGTAAGTGCACCAAGCTGAAGCTAAAATATTATAGCCCATCTGCTGTGGGTCATCTGTTGCTGGAAAACTTGACCATATCCTGAATTTGTCATAGGATATTGCATATATTCCTGGTTGTGTGCCAATTATGTcttattttaaaaggtttagACTTCAAGTGGAACTACACCAATCTGGCCCTATGCATGTGTAACAATATAACCACCCTTTCTTGCAAGTTTGTTTGGACTGTCTGTTATggaataatagtagtaataatatgACAATAATAGCTTATTGTCACGGAACAACAGTAGAACAGAAATTATACGCGAAAGTAGTTGTCtcctttacattttatttactgatCTTGGTTTTTAGAGGAGGTTAGAACAATGAGCAGAAACACAGGACCTAGGGTCTAGTTCAAGAAAATAGGggtagaagtttttttttgtttttttttaagaacaaccAGGCGGCACAaggaattacattacatgttcAAAGTAATTTCATATTAAATAGGAATCGTTTGAAAATTGACAGCATGaaagttatattttaatttccagTGTTCAGAAAGATccagaaacaaaagaaatcaaaattGTCTCAACAGTTCTGAAAGTCACAGCCTATGTAAGTACTGCCAGTACTACCATATGAACTTTATAAAATTACTTTATCATAGTTATTTGTATAAAGGTATAAATTTATGACAAGCAGAATGTTGTCTGCTTTTGCTGTAACATTCTTGTGAGTCAATGAATGCC is from Anguilla anguilla isolate fAngAng1 chromosome 9, fAngAng1.pri, whole genome shotgun sequence and encodes:
- the cfap300 gene encoding cilia- and flagella-associated protein 300 isoform X2; protein product: MLGRITAQAFTFDQPFHPYKSHEFVSDFFKDPCVLSNLKVVGAAGLWKNLGRKVTNVTVETVPCTKISVDMFDPLYSCGIVRPTGHITQCFHEYYADFDELRKMLMIEDSENYEIISREDRQEFLFRLFKHLCLGGELCQYEDIVTHYIETTRLIYKDILSVQKDPETKEIKIVSTVLKVTAYDDSGLCYPSETEDDQTFAYLIVDPFKRNVNVLYHSYGIGVVTDTDRDMSHTELVQ
- the cfap300 gene encoding cilia- and flagella-associated protein 300 isoform X1, producing MAAGDSLEQKFTFNLIYCKTFSFLQDRNTTELLMKWSMLGRITAQAFTFDQPFHPYKSHEFVSDFFKDPCVLSNLKVVGAAGLWKNLGRKVTNVTVETVPCTKISVDMFDPLYSCGIVRPTGHITQCFHEYYADFDELRKMLMIEDSENYEIISREDRQEFLFRLFKHLCLGGELCQYEDIVTHYIETTRLIYKDILSVQKDPETKEIKIVSTVLKVTAYDDSGLCYPSETEDDQTFAYLIVDPFKRNVNVLYHSYGIGVVTDTDRDMSHTELVQ